In one window of Heterodontus francisci isolate sHetFra1 chromosome 24, sHetFra1.hap1, whole genome shotgun sequence DNA:
- the mfsd1l gene encoding lysosomal dipeptide transporter MFSD1 isoform X2 — protein MTPQQYNLLYVIYAWTNAVVVILAGFLIDKVGNCVGIFLFSILIVIGSATFALGSHFKGTSFLLPLMLIGRLLFGSSNGSLIIVQDRIIAFWFKGTLLCVLSFLSAITVSILDKVGIKQLGLDSVLQQESKKVQFQDIRYLSLRYWLLVLTIMFFYNGIFPFVADASKFIQDKYSGYSQQEASYITGAVYDCSLVLLAVAGILIDNVGLRGILATACAVLTLPVFALLAFTFVPPLVSTIWLGVTYSFAAASLWPSIFLVVPQANVGTALGLAGSVQMIGVGLCNLIVGQILGNQSSDLKIPGWRWQQMMIFMLVNTISCTITSIVLNIVDKQQGGTLNRTTKHSEAVQEENQEQSETSPLLRDSSDENRIS, from the exons TTGGGATCTTCTTGTTCTCCATCCTTATTGTGATAGGCTCAGCTACTTTTGCTTTAGGATCTCACTTCAAGGGTACAAGTTTCCTACTGCCGCTGATGCTTATTGGCCGACTTCTCTTTGGCTCAAGCAATGGATCACTCATCA TTGTTCAGGACCGAATCATTGCTTTCTGGTTCaaag GTACATTGCTATGTGTTCTTAGCTTTTTGTCAGCCATCACTGTTAGCATCCTGGATAAAGTTGGCATAAAACAACTCGGACTGGACAGTGTCCTACAGCAGGAATCCAAGAAAGTG CAATTCCAGGATATTCGCTATTTGTCTCTTCGCTACTGGTTGCTAGTACTCACCATCATGTTCTTCTATAATGGAATCTTTCCTTTTGTTGCTGATGCCAG CAAGTTTATTCAGGATAAATATTCTGGGTACAGTCAGCAGGAAGCCTCCTATATCACTGGTGCTGTCTACGACTGTTCACTGGTGCTACTTGCTGTAGCTGGAATCCTCATT GACAATGTGGGCCTGAGAGGAATACTCGCCACAGCATGTGCTGTGTTGACGCTCCCAGTTTTCGCACTGCTGGCATTCACCTTTGTACCACCATTGGTGTCTACAATATGGTTGGGAGTCACCTACTCATTTGCTGCT GCAAGTCTATGGCCATCAATCTTCCTGGTAGTTCCTCAGGCAAATGTTGGAACAGCTTTGGGGCTTGCAGGTTCGGTGCAAATGATTGGTGTTGGCCTTTGTAACTTGATAGTTGGGCAGATCCTTGGAAACCAATCCAG TGACTTGAAGATCCCAGGGTGGCGCTGGCAGCAAATGATGATCTTTATGCTGGTGAACACCATCAGTTGTACCATCACTTCCATCGTTCTCAATATAGTGGACAAACAACAG GGTGGCACATTGAACAGAACCACTAAGCATTCAGAAGCTGTGCAAGAGGAAAATCAAGAACAGTCAGAAACATCCCCTTTGCTAAGGGACAGCAGTGATGAGAACAGAATTAGCTGA
- the mfsd1l gene encoding lysosomal dipeptide transporter MFSD1 isoform X1, protein MTPQQYNLLYVIYAWTNAVVVILAGFLIDKVGNCVGIFLFSILIVIGSATFALGSHFKGTSFLLPLMLIGRLLFGSSNGSLIIVQDRIIAFWFKGKELSLAFGLAMTTSRLGSVLNFFLTPYFEKSFGIHWTLWGGTLLCVLSFLSAITVSILDKVGIKQLGLDSVLQQESKKVQFQDIRYLSLRYWLLVLTIMFFYNGIFPFVADASKFIQDKYSGYSQQEASYITGAVYDCSLVLLAVAGILIDNVGLRGILATACAVLTLPVFALLAFTFVPPLVSTIWLGVTYSFAAASLWPSIFLVVPQANVGTALGLAGSVQMIGVGLCNLIVGQILGNQSSDLKIPGWRWQQMMIFMLVNTISCTITSIVLNIVDKQQGGTLNRTTKHSEAVQEENQEQSETSPLLRDSSDENRIS, encoded by the exons TTGGGATCTTCTTGTTCTCCATCCTTATTGTGATAGGCTCAGCTACTTTTGCTTTAGGATCTCACTTCAAGGGTACAAGTTTCCTACTGCCGCTGATGCTTATTGGCCGACTTCTCTTTGGCTCAAGCAATGGATCACTCATCA TTGTTCAGGACCGAATCATTGCTTTCTGGTTCaaaggtaaggagctgtcactggcTTTTGGGCTGGCGATGACCACCTCCCGTCTGGGCAGTGTCCTCAACTTCTTCTTAACCCCATACTTTGAGAAGAGTTTTGGGATTCACTGGACGCTTTGGGGAG GTACATTGCTATGTGTTCTTAGCTTTTTGTCAGCCATCACTGTTAGCATCCTGGATAAAGTTGGCATAAAACAACTCGGACTGGACAGTGTCCTACAGCAGGAATCCAAGAAAGTG CAATTCCAGGATATTCGCTATTTGTCTCTTCGCTACTGGTTGCTAGTACTCACCATCATGTTCTTCTATAATGGAATCTTTCCTTTTGTTGCTGATGCCAG CAAGTTTATTCAGGATAAATATTCTGGGTACAGTCAGCAGGAAGCCTCCTATATCACTGGTGCTGTCTACGACTGTTCACTGGTGCTACTTGCTGTAGCTGGAATCCTCATT GACAATGTGGGCCTGAGAGGAATACTCGCCACAGCATGTGCTGTGTTGACGCTCCCAGTTTTCGCACTGCTGGCATTCACCTTTGTACCACCATTGGTGTCTACAATATGGTTGGGAGTCACCTACTCATTTGCTGCT GCAAGTCTATGGCCATCAATCTTCCTGGTAGTTCCTCAGGCAAATGTTGGAACAGCTTTGGGGCTTGCAGGTTCGGTGCAAATGATTGGTGTTGGCCTTTGTAACTTGATAGTTGGGCAGATCCTTGGAAACCAATCCAG TGACTTGAAGATCCCAGGGTGGCGCTGGCAGCAAATGATGATCTTTATGCTGGTGAACACCATCAGTTGTACCATCACTTCCATCGTTCTCAATATAGTGGACAAACAACAG GGTGGCACATTGAACAGAACCACTAAGCATTCAGAAGCTGTGCAAGAGGAAAATCAAGAACAGTCAGAAACATCCCCTTTGCTAAGGGACAGCAGTGATGAGAACAGAATTAGCTGA
- the mfsd1l gene encoding lysosomal dipeptide transporter MFSD1 isoform X3, with protein sequence MTPQQYNLLYVIYAWTNAVVVILAGFLIDKVGNCVGIFLFSILIVIGSATFALGSHFKGTSFLLPLMLIGRLLFGSSNGSLIIVQDRIIAFWFKGKELSLAFGLAMTTSRLGSVLNFFLTPYFEKSFGIHWTLWGGTLLCVLSFLSAITVSILDKVGIKQLGLDSVLQQESKKVQFQDIRYLSLRYWLLVLTIMFFYNGIFPFVADASKFIQDKYSGYSQQEASYITGAVYDCSLVLLAVAGILIDNVGLRGILATACAVLTLPVFALLAFTFVPPLVSTIWLGVTYSFAAASLWPSIFLVVPQANVGTALGLAGSVQMIGVGLCNLIVGQILGNQSRVAH encoded by the exons TTGGGATCTTCTTGTTCTCCATCCTTATTGTGATAGGCTCAGCTACTTTTGCTTTAGGATCTCACTTCAAGGGTACAAGTTTCCTACTGCCGCTGATGCTTATTGGCCGACTTCTCTTTGGCTCAAGCAATGGATCACTCATCA TTGTTCAGGACCGAATCATTGCTTTCTGGTTCaaaggtaaggagctgtcactggcTTTTGGGCTGGCGATGACCACCTCCCGTCTGGGCAGTGTCCTCAACTTCTTCTTAACCCCATACTTTGAGAAGAGTTTTGGGATTCACTGGACGCTTTGGGGAG GTACATTGCTATGTGTTCTTAGCTTTTTGTCAGCCATCACTGTTAGCATCCTGGATAAAGTTGGCATAAAACAACTCGGACTGGACAGTGTCCTACAGCAGGAATCCAAGAAAGTG CAATTCCAGGATATTCGCTATTTGTCTCTTCGCTACTGGTTGCTAGTACTCACCATCATGTTCTTCTATAATGGAATCTTTCCTTTTGTTGCTGATGCCAG CAAGTTTATTCAGGATAAATATTCTGGGTACAGTCAGCAGGAAGCCTCCTATATCACTGGTGCTGTCTACGACTGTTCACTGGTGCTACTTGCTGTAGCTGGAATCCTCATT GACAATGTGGGCCTGAGAGGAATACTCGCCACAGCATGTGCTGTGTTGACGCTCCCAGTTTTCGCACTGCTGGCATTCACCTTTGTACCACCATTGGTGTCTACAATATGGTTGGGAGTCACCTACTCATTTGCTGCT GCAAGTCTATGGCCATCAATCTTCCTGGTAGTTCCTCAGGCAAATGTTGGAACAGCTTTGGGGCTTGCAGGTTCGGTGCAAATGATTGGTGTTGGCCTTTGTAACTTGATAGTTGGGCAGATCCTTGGAAACCAATCCAG GGTGGCACATTGA